The following are encoded together in the Halopseudomonas salegens genome:
- a CDS encoding lipopolysaccharide kinase InaA family protein, with amino-acid sequence MTGWTLNPEYTTGESGKAFSNLDTVFALQGEFITSDPLSEVHRVHIGGRTYYVKRYTGAGKHLRRYLGRPRVQAEWENLLHFQAWGIPAATVVGFGLERDNGAFSRGALITEELADTRDLAWLASQQDACLADRQWVARVSYQLAHATRMMHDQGFAHNDLKWRNVLVTRGGEMFLIDCPTGAFWPQPFLGYRVIKDLACLDKIAKYQLSRTQRLRFYLIYQRQTRLRTADKRIIRRILRFFEGRE; translated from the coding sequence ATGACTGGTTGGACCCTGAATCCCGAATACACAACGGGCGAGAGTGGCAAGGCCTTCAGCAACCTGGACACAGTGTTTGCCTTGCAAGGGGAGTTCATTACCAGTGATCCCCTGAGTGAGGTACATCGGGTACACATCGGTGGGCGCACCTATTACGTCAAGCGATATACCGGTGCGGGCAAACACCTGCGGCGCTATCTGGGGCGCCCCCGGGTCCAGGCCGAATGGGAAAACCTGCTGCATTTTCAGGCCTGGGGTATTCCGGCAGCCACTGTGGTAGGTTTCGGGCTGGAGCGTGACAACGGCGCTTTTTCCCGTGGCGCGCTGATTACTGAAGAGCTGGCCGATACGCGGGATCTGGCCTGGTTGGCGAGTCAACAGGATGCTTGCCTGGCTGATCGCCAGTGGGTTGCCAGAGTAAGCTATCAGCTCGCCCACGCCACGCGCATGATGCATGATCAGGGTTTTGCCCATAACGATCTCAAGTGGCGCAATGTGCTGGTCACCCGCGGTGGCGAGATGTTCCTGATTGATTGTCCGACCGGGGCTTTCTGGCCGCAGCCGTTTCTTGGCTATCGCGTCATCAAGGACCTTGCCTGCCTCGACAAGATCGCCAAGTACCAGCTCAGCCGCACCCAGCGGTTACGTTTTTATCTGATCTACCAGCGGCAAACGCGATTGCGGACTGCCGATAAGCGGATCATTCGCCGCATCCTGCGGTTTTTCGAGGGACGTGAATGA
- the rfaP gene encoding lipopolysaccharide core heptose(I) kinase RfaP has product MLILKEPFNRLWADQDPFVAVEALEGEVFRALEGRRTLRTEVEGQGYFVKIHRGIGWTEIIKNLSLLKKPVLGAEQEWLAIAALEQAGVATMRPVAYGQRGSNPATRHSFIITEELAPTISLEDFCRDWPQQPPPVALKHALIERVAGMVGRMHRAGVNHRDCYLVHFLLHTEPAPQPDAFRLSIIDLHRAQIRDRVPARWRNKDLAALYFSALQIGLTRRDKLRFLRAYFDQPLRQTLQQEARLLAWLERRAAKLLDRWFRRFAPGAEG; this is encoded by the coding sequence ATGCTGATCCTCAAGGAACCCTTCAATCGGCTGTGGGCCGATCAGGACCCTTTTGTTGCTGTCGAGGCACTGGAAGGGGAGGTATTTCGCGCCCTGGAAGGGCGGCGCACACTGCGTACCGAGGTTGAAGGGCAAGGGTATTTCGTCAAGATTCATCGAGGTATCGGCTGGACCGAGATCATCAAGAACCTCAGCCTGCTGAAAAAGCCGGTGCTGGGGGCCGAGCAGGAATGGCTGGCGATTGCCGCGCTGGAACAGGCCGGGGTCGCCACCATGCGCCCGGTGGCCTATGGGCAGCGCGGCAGCAACCCGGCCACCCGCCACTCGTTTATCATCACTGAAGAGCTGGCACCGACCATCAGTCTGGAAGACTTTTGCCGGGACTGGCCGCAGCAGCCACCGCCTGTTGCTCTCAAGCATGCCCTGATCGAACGGGTCGCCGGGATGGTCGGGCGCATGCACCGCGCCGGGGTCAATCACCGTGACTGTTATCTGGTGCATTTTCTGCTGCATACCGAGCCAGCGCCGCAGCCTGACGCTTTCCGGCTGTCGATTATCGACCTGCACCGGGCGCAGATTCGTGACCGCGTGCCTGCCCGCTGGCGCAACAAGGATCTGGCCGCCCTGTATTTTTCCGCCTTGCAGATTGGCCTGACCCGGCGTGACAAGTTGCGCTTTCTGCGCGCTTACTTCGATCAGCCATTGCGCCAGACCCTGCAGCAGGAAGCTCGCCTGTTGGCCTGGCTGGAGCGTCGTGCGGCCAAATTGCTTGACCGCTGGTTCCGCCGCTTCGCCCCTGGAGCCGAAGGATGA
- a CDS encoding glycosyltransferase family 4 protein — protein MQLAFLLYKYFPFGGLQRDFVRIAQVCQARGHQIRVYTLSWEGEVPEGFELVMVPVKSWFNHRRYAKFTRWVQADMQRRPVDRVVGFNKMPGLDSYYAADPCYEEKARTLRKPMYRYSPRYRHFSAYERAVFDPAGHTALMMISATQMALFKQHYGTPDERFHLLPPGISPDRRAPANAAELRQAARQRLGAEFDLPADGLLLVQIGSDFHRKGLDRSIQALAALPETLRRRTRLVALGADDPGSMQALAREHGVAGQVFMPGGRKDVPDFLLASDVLLHPARQENTGTVLLEALVAGLPLLVTEVCGYAHYVQDADCGLVAPEPFKQNVFNAQLAQMLGDDDQRQRWQQNALAFADSHDLYSMPEKAADVILGEIK, from the coding sequence ATGCAACTGGCTTTCCTGCTCTACAAGTATTTCCCCTTTGGTGGTTTGCAGCGCGATTTTGTGCGTATTGCCCAGGTCTGTCAGGCGCGTGGTCATCAGATCCGGGTCTATACCCTGAGCTGGGAGGGCGAGGTGCCGGAAGGTTTTGAACTGGTCATGGTGCCGGTCAAGTCCTGGTTCAATCACCGCCGTTACGCCAAATTCACCCGCTGGGTGCAGGCGGATATGCAGCGCCGCCCGGTCGATCGTGTCGTCGGTTTCAACAAGATGCCGGGGCTGGACAGCTACTACGCCGCCGACCCCTGTTATGAAGAAAAAGCGCGCACCCTGCGCAAGCCCATGTACCGCTACAGCCCGCGTTACCGGCATTTTTCCGCCTATGAGCGGGCCGTATTCGATCCTGCCGGGCACACCGCACTGATGATGATCTCGGCGACCCAGATGGCGTTGTTCAAGCAGCACTACGGCACGCCTGATGAGCGCTTTCACCTTCTGCCGCCGGGCATTTCGCCGGATCGCCGTGCACCGGCCAATGCTGCCGAGCTGCGGCAGGCTGCCCGGCAACGCCTGGGCGCCGAGTTTGACTTGCCGGCGGATGGTTTGCTGCTGGTGCAGATCGGTTCGGATTTTCACCGCAAAGGCCTGGATCGCAGCATTCAGGCGCTGGCCGCGCTGCCAGAAACGTTGCGCCGGCGCACCCGCCTGGTCGCCCTGGGGGCAGATGATCCGGGCAGCATGCAGGCTCTGGCCCGTGAACATGGGGTAGCGGGGCAGGTATTCATGCCCGGTGGGCGCAAGGATGTACCGGATTTTCTGCTCGCCAGCGATGTGCTGCTGCATCCGGCGCGTCAGGAAAACACCGGCACCGTGCTGCTCGAAGCCCTGGTCGCCGGTTTGCCTCTGTTGGTGACCGAAGTCTGTGGCTACGCGCATTATGTGCAGGATGCCGATTGCGGCCTGGTCGCCCCGGAGCCCTTTAAACAGAACGTTTTCAACGCGCAACTGGCGCAGATGCTCGGCGACGATGATCAGCGCCAGCGTTGGCAGCAGAATGCGCTGGCCTTTGCCGACAGTCATGATCTTTACAGCATGCCGGAGAAGGCCGCCGATGTGATTCTGGGTGAGATCAAGTGA
- the waaC gene encoding lipopolysaccharide heptosyltransferase I, with protein MRVLLIKTSSLGDVIHTLPALTDAARAIPGIQFDWVVEEAFAEIPRWHPAVAEVIPVAIRRWRKQPLATWKSGEWRACKQRLGAHPYDLVIDAQGLLKSAWLTRYAQGPVAGLDRASAREPFASRFYDQPHSVAWGQHAVERLRQLFAAALGYRVPDSVGEYGLNPQQGNLSAQNEPYLVFLHGTTWDTKHWPELYWRQLAERVVAQGWQVRLPWGNPTEQARAQRIAAELPGVSVLPKLNLAGVARELAGASACVAVDTGLGHLAAALDVPTLSLFGPTNPGFTGAYGARQQHLASDFACAPCLRKRCNYQPTADERARFDLSREQPLCFTRLNPAHVMARLQPLLASEAT; from the coding sequence ATGCGGGTACTGTTGATCAAGACGTCCTCCCTGGGCGATGTGATTCATACCTTGCCAGCATTGACCGATGCGGCCAGGGCGATCCCCGGTATCCAGTTTGACTGGGTGGTGGAAGAAGCCTTCGCCGAAATTCCGCGCTGGCATCCGGCCGTGGCCGAGGTCATACCGGTGGCGATTCGGCGCTGGCGCAAGCAGCCCCTGGCTACCTGGAAAAGTGGCGAATGGCGCGCTTGCAAACAACGCCTGGGCGCACACCCCTATGATCTGGTCATTGATGCCCAGGGCTTGCTGAAAAGTGCCTGGTTGACCCGCTATGCGCAGGGTCCGGTAGCCGGGCTGGACCGCGCCTCGGCACGTGAGCCTTTTGCCAGCCGTTTCTATGACCAGCCGCACAGCGTGGCCTGGGGTCAGCATGCGGTTGAGCGACTTCGCCAGCTGTTTGCAGCGGCGCTGGGCTATCGGGTACCGGATAGCGTGGGTGAATACGGCCTGAATCCTCAGCAAGGAAACCTGTCGGCTCAGAATGAGCCCTACCTGGTGTTTTTGCACGGCACCACCTGGGACACCAAGCACTGGCCGGAGCTCTATTGGCGGCAGTTGGCTGAACGGGTGGTTGCGCAGGGCTGGCAAGTGCGCTTGCCCTGGGGTAATCCCACGGAACAGGCGCGGGCGCAGCGTATAGCCGCCGAGCTGCCCGGGGTCAGCGTGCTGCCAAAGCTGAACCTGGCCGGTGTTGCCCGTGAGCTGGCCGGAGCCAGCGCCTGTGTCGCGGTGGATACCGGTCTCGGGCATCTGGCGGCGGCGCTGGATGTGCCGACCCTGTCGCTGTTTGGCCCCACCAACCCCGGCTTTACCGGTGCCTACGGTGCCCGGCAACAGCATCTGGCCAGCGACTTTGCCTGCGCCCCCTGTCTGCGCAAGCGGTGCAACTACCAGCCGACTGCGGATGAACGGGCGCGATTCGACCTTTCCCGCGAGCAACCGCTATGCTTTACCCGACTCAACCCCGCCCATGTGATGGCGCGGTTGCAACCCTTGCTGGCGTCTGAGGCAACCTGA
- a CDS encoding UbiA family prenyltransferase gives MGNPATDDRVPLVIDLDGTLLHSDLLLESSLLFVRTQPWNAWRPLRWLQQGGKAGLKQRLAEATDLDVSVLPYNEDVLALAREAREQGRDVVLATASHLLLAQRIAEHLQLFDQVFATADGHNLSAGNKRDALVAAFGVGGFDYAGNAADDVPVWEQARSAILVNASAAVTRSARAVGNVHSVMRSPAATAGTWFKALRLHQWLKNLLIFVPLLAAHQVANLSLWLDGLLAFFIFGLCASSVYLLNDLLDLNDDRHHPVKSKRPFAAGLLSIRQGMAVAPTLLVIAFALALWCLPLLFVGVLLLYYLVTLAYSLLLKRIMGLDVIILASLYTLRIIAGVAALALTPTFWLLAFSMFIFLSLALVKRYTELREQRRKGNTEKSRGRGYYPDDLEMISSLGAASGYLSVMVLALYINDAKTMQMYAYPQLIWLACPLLLLWITRIWMLTHRGQMPDDPVVFAVTDRFSLLTGLVFALTFWIAV, from the coding sequence ATGGGTAATCCTGCAACTGATGACCGCGTGCCCCTGGTGATTGATCTGGATGGCACCTTGTTGCACTCGGACCTGTTGCTGGAAAGCAGCCTGCTATTCGTGCGCACCCAGCCATGGAATGCCTGGCGGCCATTGCGTTGGTTGCAGCAGGGCGGCAAAGCCGGTCTGAAACAACGGCTTGCCGAGGCAACCGACCTGGATGTCAGCGTGCTGCCGTACAACGAAGATGTCCTGGCTCTGGCCCGTGAGGCACGCGAGCAGGGTCGTGACGTCGTTCTGGCAACTGCCAGTCACCTTTTGCTGGCGCAGCGGATAGCAGAACATTTGCAGTTGTTTGATCAGGTTTTCGCAACGGCAGACGGGCACAACCTGTCGGCAGGCAACAAGCGCGATGCCCTGGTTGCCGCTTTTGGAGTTGGTGGCTTTGATTATGCCGGCAATGCAGCCGACGACGTGCCAGTCTGGGAGCAGGCGCGAAGCGCCATTCTGGTCAATGCGTCGGCAGCTGTAACCCGCAGCGCCAGAGCCGTCGGCAATGTCCATTCGGTCATGCGTTCCCCTGCAGCAACTGCCGGTACCTGGTTCAAGGCCTTGCGGCTGCACCAGTGGCTGAAGAATCTGCTGATTTTTGTTCCCTTGCTGGCGGCACATCAAGTGGCCAATCTGTCGTTGTGGCTGGATGGACTGCTGGCATTTTTCATCTTTGGTCTTTGTGCCTCCAGCGTGTATCTGTTGAATGACCTGCTTGACCTGAATGATGATCGCCATCACCCGGTGAAAAGCAAACGACCCTTTGCGGCGGGTCTGTTGTCAATCCGACAGGGTATGGCTGTTGCACCGACCCTGTTGGTGATCGCCTTCGCGCTGGCCTTGTGGTGCCTGCCCTTGCTGTTTGTTGGCGTCCTGTTGCTGTATTACCTGGTGACCCTGGCCTACTCGCTGCTGCTCAAGCGCATCATGGGCCTGGATGTGATCATTCTGGCCTCCTTGTATACCCTGCGGATTATTGCCGGTGTGGCGGCACTGGCCTTGACCCCAACCTTCTGGCTGTTGGCATTTTCCATGTTCATTTTTCTCAGTCTGGCGCTGGTCAAGCGCTACACCGAGTTGCGCGAACAGCGGCGCAAAGGAAATACCGAGAAATCGCGCGGGCGTGGGTATTATCCGGACGATCTGGAGATGATTTCCTCGCTGGGTGCTGCCTCGGGTTATCTGTCGGTGATGGTATTGGCCCTCTACATCAATGATGCCAAAACCATGCAAATGTACGCCTATCCACAGCTGATCTGGCTGGCTTGTCCGTTATTGCTGCTCTGGATAACCCGCATCTGGATGCTGACCCATCGTGGCCAGATGCCTGATGATCCCGTGGTGTTTGCCGTTACCGACCGCTTCAGTCTGCTGACCGGGCTGGTATTCGCACTGACTTTCTGGATTGCCGTTTGA
- the waaF gene encoding lipopolysaccharide heptosyltransferase II, translated as MKILIIGPSWVGDMVMAQTLFVCLKQRHGADCLIDVLAPDWSRPILERMPEVNQALSFPLGHGVLGLRERRRIGKSLAGQYDQAILLPNSLKSALVPYFAGIPLRTGWLGEMRYGLLNDHRKLDKQAYPLMIERFMALAYEADASLPQPYPRPQLQIEPASRDAALVRFELELDRPVLALCPGAEFGEAKRWPSEHYAAVADHCIRQGWQVWLFGSRNDHPVGEDIRQRLIPGLREEAINLSGETSLAEAIDLMSAATAVVSNDSGLMHVAAALERPLVAVYGSTSPGFTPPLADAVETVRLGLDCSPCFDRTCRFGHYNCLRDLPPAQVIAALQRLVGDPLPDPQDL; from the coding sequence ATGAAGATATTGATTATCGGTCCGAGCTGGGTAGGCGACATGGTGATGGCGCAGACGCTGTTCGTCTGCCTCAAGCAACGCCATGGCGCTGATTGCCTCATCGATGTGTTGGCGCCGGACTGGAGTCGGCCGATTCTCGAGCGCATGCCCGAAGTCAATCAGGCACTGAGTTTTCCGCTCGGGCATGGTGTACTGGGCCTGCGCGAGCGGCGGCGTATCGGCAAGTCATTGGCCGGTCAGTACGATCAGGCCATTTTGTTGCCCAATTCGCTGAAGTCCGCACTGGTGCCTTACTTTGCAGGTATTCCCTTGCGCACCGGCTGGCTGGGCGAGATGCGTTACGGTTTGCTGAATGACCACCGCAAGCTCGACAAGCAAGCATACCCGCTGATGATCGAGCGCTTTATGGCCTTGGCCTATGAGGCTGATGCCAGCTTGCCGCAGCCCTATCCCCGCCCACAGTTGCAGATTGAGCCTGCCAGCCGTGATGCCGCGCTTGTGCGCTTCGAGCTTGAGCTGGATCGTCCGGTGTTGGCGCTGTGCCCGGGTGCCGAATTTGGTGAAGCCAAGCGCTGGCCAAGCGAGCACTATGCCGCGGTGGCCGATCACTGCATTCGTCAGGGCTGGCAGGTCTGGCTGTTCGGCTCCAGGAATGATCATCCGGTGGGCGAGGATATCCGCCAGCGACTGATTCCCGGGCTGCGTGAAGAAGCGATAAACCTGAGTGGTGAAACCAGTCTGGCCGAAGCAATCGATTTGATGTCAGCCGCAACAGCGGTGGTCAGCAATGATTCCGGTCTCATGCATGTCGCGGCGGCGCTTGAACGCCCGTTGGTGGCGGTTTACGGTTCCACCTCGCCGGGTTTTACTCCGCCACTGGCCGATGCTGTGGAAACCGTGCGTCTGGGCCTGGATTGCAGCCCCTGCTTCGATCGTACCTGCCGTTTCGGGCATTACAACTGCCTGCGTGACTTGCCACCGGCTCAGGTGATCGCTGCCTTGCAACGTCTGGTCGGCGACCCCTTGCCTGACCCGCAGGATCTCTGA
- a CDS encoding FAD-binding oxidoreductase, with protein MRRLLPWGRYPKHPQQPHPVSWRSEVPALLQRLQQQAGTTLPWGNGRSYGDSCLAVSDHVCNLRPLDRFISVDWSGGTLLAEAGVTLDEVLRLAIPHGWFLPVTPGTRFVTLGGAVANDVHGKNHHRRGTFGCHVQGFELLRSDGSLQWITPGSELFAATVGGLGLTGIITRIAVQLMPVNSSQVMQTRQRFAGIDDFFALSDELDAQHEYSVAWVDCCARGTRLGRGVYMVADHADYGELATERLSRFSVPVTPPLSLINRLSLRAFNAAYWRAAPASPQRARCGYGPFFYPLDGIRQWNRIYGPAGFQQYQCVLPEGVAREALSELLALIAAADTGSFLAVLKRCGEQGSPGWLSFPLSGVSLALDFPQQAARLNPLFQRMDALVHEAGGRLYPAKDAHMRGEDFRQAYPQWQRVEALRDPAIQSRFWQRVTT; from the coding sequence ATGCGCCGCTTGCTGCCATGGGGACGATACCCCAAGCATCCACAACAGCCGCACCCGGTCAGTTGGCGGTCTGAAGTACCTGCCCTGTTGCAGCGCCTGCAACAGCAGGCGGGCACGACCTTGCCCTGGGGCAATGGTCGCAGTTATGGCGACTCCTGCCTGGCGGTATCAGATCATGTGTGCAATCTGCGCCCACTGGATCGGTTTATCAGTGTTGACTGGTCCGGGGGTACACTTCTGGCCGAGGCTGGCGTCACCCTGGATGAAGTATTGCGCCTGGCGATTCCGCACGGCTGGTTTCTGCCGGTAACCCCGGGCACCCGCTTTGTCACCCTTGGTGGAGCTGTCGCCAACGATGTGCATGGCAAGAATCATCATCGGCGCGGCACATTTGGCTGCCATGTCCAGGGGTTTGAACTCTTGCGCAGTGACGGCAGCCTGCAGTGGATCACTCCGGGCAGCGAACTGTTTGCCGCGACTGTGGGTGGCCTGGGTCTGACCGGCATCATTACCCGGATTGCCGTGCAACTGATGCCCGTCAATTCCAGTCAGGTCATGCAGACACGGCAGCGTTTTGCCGGTATAGATGACTTTTTTGCCTTGTCCGATGAGCTGGATGCCCAGCATGAATACAGTGTCGCCTGGGTCGATTGTTGCGCCCGGGGAACACGCCTGGGGCGCGGTGTCTACATGGTTGCTGATCATGCCGACTACGGTGAACTGGCAACCGAGCGGCTGTCGCGCTTCAGTGTCCCGGTGACGCCGCCGCTATCGCTGATCAATCGCCTGTCGTTGCGTGCTTTCAATGCCGCCTATTGGCGGGCCGCCCCGGCCAGCCCGCAGCGTGCCCGCTGTGGCTATGGCCCTTTCTTCTACCCATTGGATGGTATTCGGCAGTGGAATCGGATCTATGGGCCTGCCGGCTTTCAGCAATATCAATGTGTGTTGCCGGAAGGCGTGGCGCGTGAAGCCTTGTCCGAGTTGCTGGCGCTGATCGCCGCAGCCGATACCGGCTCCTTTCTGGCTGTGCTCAAGCGCTGTGGCGAACAAGGTTCGCCCGGCTGGCTCTCGTTTCCGCTGTCCGGCGTCAGCCTGGCGCTGGATTTTCCACAGCAGGCAGCCCGGCTGAATCCGTTGTTCCAGCGTATGGATGCGTTGGTGCATGAAGCTGGTGGACGCTTGTATCCGGCAAAGGATGCGCACATGCGCGGGGAAGATTTCCGTCAGGCCTACCCGCAGTGGCAGCGTGTGGAAGCGCTGCGCGATCCTGCGATTCAATCCCGTTTCTGGCAACGAGTGACCACATGA
- a CDS encoding branched-chain amino acid transaminase, with protein sequence MSMADREGVIWFDGEMVPWREANVHVLTHTLHYGMGVFEGVRAYDTPDGTAIFRLEAHTDRLFDSAKIMNMQIPFSKEELNAAQCAAVRENNLKSAYLRPMVFYGAEGMGLRATGLKTHVIIAAWDWGAYMGKEALENGIKVRTSSFTRHHVNISMTRAKANGHYINSMLALQEAISAGAEEALLLDPEGYVAEGSGENIFIIKNGVIYTPEVTACLNGITRNTILTLAKEHGLELVEKRITRDEVYIADEAFFTGTAAEVTPIQELDGRKIGPGHRGPITAKLQKSYFDLVSGQTAEHAEWRTLVG encoded by the coding sequence ATGTCGATGGCCGATCGTGAAGGTGTTATCTGGTTTGATGGTGAAATGGTGCCCTGGCGCGAGGCCAATGTGCATGTGCTGACCCATACCCTGCATTACGGTATGGGCGTGTTTGAAGGTGTGCGTGCCTATGATACGCCGGATGGCACCGCCATCTTTCGCCTGGAGGCACATACTGACCGCCTGTTCGATTCTGCCAAGATCATGAATATGCAGATCCCGTTCAGCAAGGAAGAGTTGAATGCTGCCCAGTGTGCCGCAGTACGCGAGAACAACCTGAAAAGCGCCTACCTGCGTCCGATGGTGTTCTATGGAGCCGAAGGCATGGGCCTGCGCGCCACCGGACTGAAGACCCACGTGATCATCGCCGCCTGGGACTGGGGCGCCTACATGGGCAAGGAAGCGCTGGAGAATGGCATCAAGGTGCGCACCAGCTCCTTTACCCGTCATCATGTGAATATTTCCATGACCCGTGCCAAGGCCAACGGACATTACATCAACTCGATGCTGGCCCTGCAGGAAGCCATTTCTGCCGGTGCCGAAGAGGCGCTGCTGCTGGATCCGGAAGGCTATGTGGCGGAAGGCTCGGGCGAGAATATCTTCATCATCAAGAACGGGGTGATCTATACCCCGGAAGTGACGGCCTGCCTGAATGGCATTACCCGCAACACCATCCTGACTCTGGCCAAAGAGCATGGGTTGGAGCTGGTCGAAAAACGCATCACCCGCGATGAAGTCTATATCGCCGATGAGGCTTTCTTCACCGGCACGGCTGCCGAAGTAACGCCGATTCAGGAACTGGATGGACGCAAGATTGGCCCGGGTCATCGTGGCCCGATCACGGCCAAGCTGCAAAAATCCTACTTCGACCTGGTCAGCGGTCAGACTGCTGAACATGCCGAATGGCGAACGCTGGTAGGCTGA
- a CDS encoding lipopolysaccharide kinase InaA family protein, whose product MNVTRQLVAYGRKPPTPLTVPLEAGSELQITQWLRILPGKRLVGCGEWQGQLVLVKLFIASAARRHWQRELNGVKALREQQLQTPELLASGALPGGGFYLITRYLEGARSLQQNWQALPDTSPANPDARAIVQRVLRALAQLHRHGLTQSDLHLGNFLCWQDDLYIIDGDAIQQHSPGEPITAAEAAHNLGLFFAQLVPAWDEQVELMLIDYLSLNSERALNPEQIQQSIDSGRAWRLRDYLGKAVRDCTLFSVRQNWWRFLSVQRKDSKALTTLLAAPDEPFTRQPPALKDGGSSTVTRVSLADRELVIKRYNIKSLAHWLRRFWRPSRAWHSWLAGHHLRFLDIATPEPLAMLESRFGPFRRRAWLVTAFCPGQDLCELVPADGSCLPSLEQQSALLALFTQLQRHQISHGDCKGTNILWAEGCFWLIDLDAMQAHQRPASWQQAWARDRARLIRNWPADSQMACWLEQALPNLSADTGIRG is encoded by the coding sequence GTGAATGTTACCCGGCAACTGGTCGCCTATGGCCGCAAACCGCCGACACCTTTGACAGTGCCATTGGAGGCCGGGAGTGAGCTGCAGATTACACAGTGGCTGCGTATCTTGCCCGGCAAGCGGTTGGTTGGCTGCGGGGAGTGGCAAGGGCAGCTAGTGCTGGTCAAGTTGTTTATCGCCAGCGCTGCGCGCCGGCATTGGCAGCGCGAGCTCAACGGCGTAAAAGCACTGCGGGAGCAACAGCTGCAAACGCCCGAGCTGCTTGCCAGTGGTGCCTTGCCGGGTGGGGGGTTCTATCTGATAACCCGTTATCTTGAGGGGGCTCGGAGTCTGCAGCAGAACTGGCAGGCGTTGCCCGATACCAGCCCGGCCAACCCGGATGCCCGTGCCATTGTGCAGCGGGTGCTTCGTGCTTTGGCTCAACTGCACCGCCATGGTTTGACCCAGAGCGATTTGCATCTGGGTAACTTTCTGTGTTGGCAGGATGATCTCTATATAATTGATGGCGATGCCATCCAGCAGCACAGTCCCGGTGAACCCATCACTGCTGCCGAGGCGGCGCATAACCTGGGCCTGTTCTTTGCCCAATTGGTGCCGGCCTGGGATGAGCAGGTTGAGCTGATGCTGATTGACTACCTGAGCCTCAACAGCGAACGCGCCTTGAACCCGGAACAGATTCAGCAGAGTATCGACAGTGGCCGCGCCTGGCGCCTCAGGGATTACCTCGGCAAGGCAGTACGAGACTGTACCCTGTTCAGCGTACGGCAAAATTGGTGGCGTTTCCTGTCGGTCCAGCGCAAGGACAGCAAAGCGCTGACAACCTTGCTGGCAGCGCCGGATGAGCCCTTTACCCGACAGCCTCCGGCACTCAAGGATGGTGGCAGCAGTACGGTAACCCGGGTAAGCCTTGCAGACCGCGAGCTGGTGATAAAGCGCTATAACATCAAGAGCCTGGCCCATTGGTTACGGCGTTTCTGGCGCCCCAGTCGGGCCTGGCATTCCTGGCTGGCCGGGCATCACCTCCGCTTTCTGGATATCGCCACACCGGAGCCGCTGGCCATGCTTGAGAGCCGCTTCGGACCCTTTCGCCGGCGAGCCTGGCTGGTTACTGCCTTTTGCCCTGGCCAGGATCTGTGCGAGCTGGTGCCGGCAGATGGTTCCTGCCTGCCATCACTGGAGCAGCAAAGTGCCTTGTTGGCCCTGTTTACGCAATTGCAGCGCCACCAGATATCCCATGGGGATTGCAAAGGCACCAATATCCTCTGGGCTGAGGGGTGCTTCTGGCTGATCGACCTGGATGCCATGCAGGCCCACCAGCGTCCGGCCAGTTGGCAACAGGCCTGGGCCAGAGATCGGGCACGATTGATCCGCAACTGGCCGGCAGACAGCCAAATGGCTTGTTGGCTGGAGCAAGCACTGCCAAACTTGTCAGCTGACACTGGAATCCGAGGATGA
- a CDS encoding lipopolysaccharide kinase InaA family protein, with protein MTAQPFIAVNARALLEQHGLDSFDALWSLQLDAVDDPNIERGGWSSVYRLTLADEYGREHNFFLKRQDNHLTRNLRKPFGEPTFAREFRYIQAYARAGVPALEAAFFAQRALPGHQQAVLLTRALDGYQDAEDWVASWNTLKWTDRRDLLQAVGALVRSLHNAGLVHKCLYLKHIFLKLDQDGAGARLIDLEKTHPAWLGRRDFVSELTTLHRRSPVFSRTQRLRFLLAYLGSERVNAEARRWVRDIRRMQERKESRR; from the coding sequence ATGACAGCCCAACCTTTTATTGCAGTCAACGCCCGAGCGCTGCTTGAGCAGCATGGGCTGGACAGCTTTGATGCACTTTGGTCTTTGCAACTGGATGCGGTGGACGACCCCAACATCGAGCGCGGAGGCTGGAGCAGTGTCTATCGGCTTACCCTGGCTGATGAGTACGGCCGGGAGCACAATTTTTTTCTCAAGCGGCAGGATAATCATCTGACGCGAAATCTGCGCAAGCCTTTTGGTGAGCCGACCTTTGCACGCGAGTTTCGCTATATACAGGCCTATGCCAGAGCCGGGGTGCCGGCACTGGAAGCGGCTTTTTTTGCCCAGCGCGCATTGCCGGGGCATCAGCAAGCCGTTCTGCTCACCCGGGCGCTGGATGGTTATCAGGATGCGGAGGACTGGGTCGCCAGCTGGAATACGCTGAAGTGGACCGACAGGCGTGATTTGCTGCAGGCAGTTGGTGCTCTGGTGCGCTCCCTGCATAATGCTGGCCTGGTGCACAAGTGTTTGTATCTGAAGCATATTTTCCTGAAACTGGATCAGGATGGTGCCGGTGCGCGACTGATTGATCTGGAAAAAACTCACCCGGCTTGGTTGGGTCGGCGTGATTTTGTCAGTGAACTGACCACGCTGCACCGGCGTAGCCCTGTTTTCAGTCGCACGCAGCGCCTGCGTTTTTTGCTGGCTTATTTGGGAAGCGAGCGGGTCAACGCAGAGGCGCGGCGCTGGGTGCGGGATATCCGTCGTATGCAGGAACGCAAGGAGTCACGGCGGTGA